From a region of the Coprococcus comes ATCC 27758 genome:
- a CDS encoding glycosyltransferase family 4 protein, with the protein MKDRFAVSMFGQKRLSREGGIEIVVKELCTRMARDGCQVTCYNRSGHHVSGAEYDNKIEYDGIRQKFVPTIEGKGLAAVSSSFFAALYSAFGKYDVVHIHAEGPAFFSWLPKMFGKRVVVTIHGIDWQREKWKSGFGSKFIRQGEKNAVKYADEIIVLSKGVQDYFRDTYGRETHFVPNGVNRPETREAGLITEKFGLTKDSYILFLGRLVPEKGIRYLVEAFKDVKTDKKLVIAGGSSDTDSFMKELKELAKGDDRILFTGFVQGAMLDELYSNAYIYTLPSDLEGMPLSLLEAMSYGNACLVSDIPECTEVVEDKAIIFRKSNIKDLTEKLQDACDDIRKVGKLKEQAADFICAKYNWDEVVDKTLALYEEKSR; encoded by the coding sequence ATGAAAGATAGATTTGCAGTGTCCATGTTCGGACAAAAAAGACTGTCCCGTGAGGGCGGGATAGAGATTGTTGTAAAAGAATTGTGCACCAGAATGGCACGAGATGGATGTCAGGTTACCTGTTACAACAGATCTGGTCATCACGTGAGTGGTGCAGAGTATGACAATAAAATTGAATATGATGGAATCCGACAGAAATTTGTTCCAACTATTGAAGGAAAAGGTCTTGCAGCGGTGAGTTCCTCTTTCTTTGCGGCCCTGTACAGTGCTTTTGGAAAATATGATGTGGTACATATCCATGCAGAAGGTCCAGCTTTTTTCTCGTGGCTACCTAAGATGTTTGGAAAGAGGGTTGTGGTTACCATTCATGGTATAGACTGGCAACGGGAAAAATGGAAGTCAGGATTTGGCTCTAAATTCATCCGTCAGGGTGAAAAGAATGCTGTAAAGTATGCAGATGAAATCATCGTTCTGAGTAAAGGTGTTCAGGATTATTTCAGAGATACCTATGGCAGGGAGACACATTTCGTTCCGAATGGAGTGAACAGACCAGAAACCCGAGAAGCTGGTTTAATAACAGAAAAATTTGGACTGACGAAAGATTCCTACATATTATTTCTTGGTCGACTGGTACCGGAAAAAGGTATCCGGTATTTGGTTGAAGCGTTCAAGGATGTCAAAACAGATAAAAAGCTGGTCATCGCAGGCGGTTCCAGTGATACAGATTCCTTTATGAAGGAATTGAAAGAACTGGCGAAGGGTGACGATCGGATTCTCTTTACCGGATTTGTGCAGGGAGCGATGCTGGATGAATTATACAGCAACGCTTACATCTATACGCTGCCGTCTGATCTGGAAGGAATGCCATTAAGTCTTCTGGAAGCCATGAGTTATGGAAATGCTTGTCTGGTATCTGATATACCGGAATGTACCGAGGTGGTAGAAGATAAAGCAATCATATTCCGAAAATCCAATATCAAGGACCTGACAGAAAAACTGCAGGACGCATGCGATGATATTCGGAAGGTAGGAAAGTTAAAAGAACAGGCAGCCGACT